The proteins below come from a single Corylus avellana chromosome ca3, CavTom2PMs-1.0 genomic window:
- the LOC132174431 gene encoding uncharacterized protein LOC132174431, which produces MSVSLCENAENKGENSALKSTLRELEREVRRLKANSRVGNKGLKKSKDKGLYAVFMNQEGCKERYEERGEEPEESVEEKGLKKSKGKGLYAAFTNLKGCEEGCEERGEELEESACKEWCEERRREEPKVFKEFLPDMEVFASHLYMEGYFNNANFLRANKLEFDYFESHYGRGYMRFAAEKFGKDYQETAK; this is translated from the exons ATGAGTGTGAGTTTATGCGAAAATGCTGAAAACAAAGGAGAAAACAGTGCATTGAAGAGCACGTTGAGGGAATTGGAGAGAGAGGTGAGACGGCTGAAAGCGAATTCAAGAGTGGGAAACAAGGGATTGAAGAAAAGTAAGGATAAGGGTTTATATGCAGTGTTTATGAATCAAGAGGGTTGCAAGGAAAGGTACGAGGAGAGGGGGGAAGAGCCGGAAGAGAGTGTGGAAGAAAAGGGATTGAAGAAAAGTAAGGGTAAGGGTTTATATGCAGCGTTTACTAACCTAAAGGGTTGCGAGGAAGGGTGCGAGGAGAGGGGGGAAGAGCTGGAAGAGAGC GCTTGCAAGGAATGGTGCGAGGAGAGGAGGAGGGAAGAGCCAAAGGTTTTTAAAGAGTTCTTGCCGGATATGGAAGTGTTTGCGAGTCATTTGTACATGGAAGGGTACTTTAACAATGCGAATTTCTTGCGAGCGAATAAGTTGGAATTTGATTATTTTGAGAGTCATTATGGTCGGGGTTATATGAGGTTTGCGGCCGAGAAGTTTGGCAAGGACTATCAAGAAACTGCAAAGTAA
- the LOC132174432 gene encoding uncharacterized protein LOC132174432, which translates to MRTSPNFVVEVVSIFFEDSEKLLNMARALEQKIVDFKEVDAHVHQFKGSSEFCGGSEVSVEVRRSFRFFTTKASPPLRNPPTHHPLALVTIAHVALQSPSTSISNVPSTSPNLSLSFTCFMDQFQLQTMSNDAVSRSSPPSSSSSPASDMPNDAVSTHASSSSASPSRFSDIWNYLWVPLLISYSKELSVAKAQSTILLPSQLDPDSSRCAAPNPKLNYRPVIGILSHPGDGASGRLSNATNASYIAASYVKFVESAGARVIPLIYNEPPEILFEKLNLVNGVLFTGGWAKTGLYYKVVEAIYKVNIISL; encoded by the exons ATGAGAACAAGCCCAAATTTTGTGGTTGAGGTTGTGTCGATTTTCTTTGAGGATTCTGAGAAACTCCTCAACATGGCCAGAGCTCT AGAACAGAAAATTGTGGATTTCAAAGAGGTAGATGCCCATGTTCATCAGTTCAAGGGCAGTAGTGAGTTCTGTGGGGGCAGTGAAGTGAGTGTCGAG GTGCGAAGGTCCTTTCGATTCTTCACCACAAAAGCTTCGCCGCCATTACGCAACCCACCTACCCACCACCCCTTGGCCCTCGTGACCATCGCACATGTCGCTCTCCAGTCTCCATCGACGTCTATATCTAATGTACCCTCCACGTCACCCAACCTCTCTCTTTCCTTCACCTGCTTCATGGACCAATTCCAACTCCAAACCATGTCAAACGACGCCGTTTCCCGCTCCTCTCCCCCCTCATCTTCCTCCTCGCCCGCCTCCGACATGCCGAACGACGCCGTTTCCACGCACGCCTCTTCGTCCTCGGCCTCCCCTTCCCGCTTCTCCGATATCTGGAACTATCTCTGGGTCCCTCTGCTCATTTCCTACTCCAAGGAGCTTAGTGTCGCCAAGGCCCAGTCCACGATTCTTCTCCCGAGTCAACTCGACCCCGACTCGTCCAGGTGCGCCGCGCCCAACCCGAAGCTCAACTACCGCCCGGTGATCGGGATCCTCAGCCACCCCGGCGACGGCGCCTCCGGACGCCTCAGTAATGCCACCAACGCTTCCTATATTGCGGCGTCGTATGTGAAATTCGTTGAATCGGCCGGTGCTCGTGTCATTCCTCTTATCTATAACGAGCCTCCCGAGATTCTTTTCGAG AAGCTAAATTTGGTCAATGGAGTGCTCTTCACAGGAGGGTGGGCTAAAACTGGTTTGTACTATAAAGTTGTTGAGGCAATTTATAaggtaaatattatttctctgtaa
- the LOC132174433 gene encoding uncharacterized protein LOC132174433: MEDPIEPENGNGKQANKKPLDVMFKEAVSVSLCENAESSESKGENSALKSRLRELEREVRRLKANSRVGNKGLKKSKDKGLYAVFMNQEGCKEGYEERGEEPEESVEDKRLKKSKGKGLYAAFTNPKGSEEGCEERGEELEESVENKGLMKSKGKSLHATFTNQEACKEWCEERRREEPKVFKEFLPDMEVFASHLYMEGYFNDANFLRANKLEFDYFESHYGRGYMRFAAEKFGKDYQETAK; the protein is encoded by the coding sequence ATGGAGGACCCAATCGAGCCTGAAAACGGGAATGGGAAGCAAGCAAACAAGAAGCCATTGGATGTTATGTTCAAAGAAGCTGTGAGTGTGAGTTTATGCGAAAATGCTGAAAGCAGTGAAAGCAAAGGAGAAAACAGTGCATTGAAGAGCAGGTTGCGGGAATTGGAGAGAGAGGTGAGACGGCTGAAAGCGAATTCAAGAGTGGGAAATAAGGGATTGAAGAAAAGTAAGGATAAGGGTTTATATGCAGTCTTTATGAATCAAGAGGGTTGCAAGGAAGGGTACGAGGAGAGGGGGGAAGAGCCGGAAGAGAGTGTGGAAGATAAGCGATTGAAGAAAAGTAAGGGTAAGGGTTTATATGCAGCGTTTACTAACCCAAAGGGTTCCGAGGAAGGGTGCGAGGAGAGGGGGGAAGAGCTGGAAGAGAGCGTGGAAAATAAGGGATTGATGAAAAGTAAGGGTAAGAGTTTACATGCAACGTTTACAAATCAAGAGGCTTGCAAGGAATGGTGCGAGGAGAGGAGGAGGGAAGAGCCAAAGGTTTTTAAAGAGTTCTTGCCGGATATGGAAGTGTTTGCGAGTCATTTGTACATGGAAGGGTACTTTAACGATGCGAATTTCTTGAGGGCAAATAAGTTGGAATTTGATTATTTTGAGAGTCATTATGGTCGGGGTTATATGAGGTTTGCGGCCGAGAAGTTTGGCAAGGACTATCAAGAAACTGCAAAGTAA